A window of Massilia sp. NR 4-1 genomic DNA:
ACCGCCTCCCGCATCGATGTGCTGGACGCCACCGCCCGCGTGGAAGAAGTCGCGCGCATGCTCGGCGGCCTCGAAATCACCGCCACCACCCGCCAGCACGCCCGCGAACTGCTCGCCTCTTGACCTGCCTCAACGAGTGTCCACCCTGGTGTCAGGCGGGGCCGCCGAGGCACTGGAGTCGGACATTCTTTGATCTAGCGCAAAAAATGCCCGGCCTGGGTGCCTGATACCAGGGTGGGACATTGTTTGATTTGGCGCAAACGGTGGGGTGGGGCACTATAATGGCGGGCTTTCCTGGACTTTCTTCGACGGGGTTTATGTCTTTCGCTAAAGAGCCACCTTTTGCCCACGGCAGCACTTCTCGCAGCGCTATCGTTCTCGTCAATCTCGGGACGCCGGATGCGCCGACCAGGGGCGCGCTGCGCCGCTATCTGCGCGAGTTTTTGTGGGATCCGCGCGTGGTGGAGATTCCGCGCGCACTCTGGTGGCTGATCCTGAACGGGGCGATCCTGCCTTTCCGTTCGGGCCAGTCGGCGCACAAGTATGCGTCGATCTGGACGCGCGAGGGTTCGCCGCTGAAAGTCCATACCCAGGCCCAGGCGCGTCTTTTAAAAGAGGCGCTCGCCGAACGCGGCCACAGCGAGCTGACGGTGGCCATGGCCATGCGCTACGGCTCGCCTGCGCTGCCCGAGGTGCTGGCCAAGCTCAAGGCCGAGGGCTGCGAGCGCATCGCCATCCTGCCGGCCTATCCGCAGTATTCGGGCACGACCACGGCCTCCATCTATGACGCGGTGTTTGCCCACTATAAGCACATCCGCAACGTGCCGGAACTGCGCCTGGTGCGCAATTATCACGAGCATGAAGGCTATATCGGCGCCCTGGCCGAATCGGTCGAGGCGCATTGGGAGCAGCATGGCCGCCCCGACAAGCTGGTGATGAGCTTCCACGGCCTGCCCAAGCGCACCCTGCTGCTGGGCGACCCCTACCATTGCGAGTGCATGAAGACGGCGCGCCTGCTGGCCGCCCGCCTCAAGCTGGGCGCCGACGATTACGTGGTCACTTTCCAGTCCCGTTTCGGCAAGGCCGAGTGGCTGCAGCCGTATACGGCGCCGACGGTGCAGGCGCTGGCGCGCCAGGGCGCGCGCCGCCTTGATGTGATCTGTCCCGGCTTCACCAGCGATTGCCTGGAAACGCTGGAAGAGATCGCCATGGAGGTGCGCGCCGACTTCGAGGCGGCCGGCGGCCAGGAATTCCACTACATCCCCTGCCTGAACGAAGCGCCGGCCTGGATTGCCGCCCTGGCCGAAATTGCCGAGCAGCACATTATCGGCTGGCCGACGATGCAGACGGCGGCCCAGCGCGAGCTGCACAAAAAAGCGGCGGAAGCCTCGCGCGCCGCCGCCCTGCAACTGGGCGCCGAGGCCTGACAGCGGGCCGCCGACGTCCCTGGCACCGGGCGCCGCCGGGGCGCCGGGCGTAATGCCGGGCGTAATCAGCACTTGCCGGTGACGAGTGCCAGCCTGTTACAATACCCGGTCAGGGTAACAGTTCGGTATAGCAGATCCACGCCGTCGCCAGCACGATGTAGGCGAGCAGGGTGACTGTGACGAGGGACAGTTTCATGGCGGTTTCCAGAGCGCGGTTCAGTTTTCATCTTAGCCGCTGCGGGCCAAAAACCTATGTCGGGAATGTTGCGAAATTGTAAATTCTTCGTTACATCCGCTCCCGCTGGCTCTTGAAAACCAGCGTAGGGTCCCCATTTCCCGCCCAGTGGTATCCGGACAAAAAACTAACATTCACGATAGTAGGAGTCTTTTAGATGCAAGATCAGGAAAATCAGGCCGTGCCTAATCAAGAGGCGGAGCCGGTGCAGGCCCAGCCGGCGGCACCAGCTGAACCTGCCGTTCCAAGTCTGGAAGAGCAACTGGCCAGTGCCGAAGCGCGCATCGCCGAGATGCAGGACGCCTTCATGCGCGCCAAGGCCGAGGCCGACAATATCCGCCGCCGCGCCCAGGAAGATGTGGCGAAAGCGCATAAATTCGCCGTTGAAAGCTTTGCCGAAGCCATGGTGCCGGTCAAGGACAGCCTGGAAATGGCCCTGAAAGTCGAGGCGCCGACCCTGGAATCGCTGAAAGAAGGCGTGGAAATGACGCTGAAACAGCTCAATTCCGCCTTCGAAAAGAACCGTTTGATCGAAATCATGCCGGCCCAGGGCGAAAAACTCGACCCGAACCGCCACCAGGCCGTGGCCGTCGTGCCGGCCGATCAGGAAGCCAATACCGTTGTTGCTGTATTGCAAAAAGGTTATATGATTGCCGACCGCTTGCTGCGTCCGGCCATCGTCACGGCCGCTCAGCCGAAATAATGCCGCTTGTTTGAGCACTTGAAAACGATACAGCGTTTCCACATATAAGAACTATCTGAAACTTTAGTAAATAGGAAGAATAAATCATGGGCAAAATCATCGGTATTGACCTGGGGACCACCAACTCCTGCGTTTCCATCATGGAAAACGGCACCCCGAAAGTGATCGAGAACGCCGAAGGCGCGCGTACCACGCCGTCGATCATTGCATATCAGGAAGACGGTGAAATCCTGGTCGGCGCGCCAGCCAAACGCCAGGCCGTCACCAATCCAAAGAACACCCTGTTCGCGGTGAAGCGCCTGATCGGCCGCAAGTTCGAAGAAAAAGAAGTGCAGAAGGACATCTCCCTGATGCCTTACGAGATCGCCAAGGCCGACAACGGCGACGCCTGGATCGGCGTGCGCGACAAGAAACTGGCCCCACCGCAGATTTCGGCGGAAGTGCTGCGCAAAATGAAGAAAACGGCAGAAGACTACCTCGGTGAAGAAGTCACCGAAGCCGTGATCACCGTGCCAGCCTACTTCAACGACTCGCAGCGCCAGGCGACCAAGGACGCCGGCCGCATCGCCGGTCTGGACGTGAAGCGCATCATCAACGAACCAACCGCGGCGGCCCTGGCTTTCGGCCTGGACAAGACCGACAAGGGCGACCGCAAGATCGCCGTGTATGACCTGGGCGGCGGCACCTTCGACGTGTCCATCATCGAGATCGCCGACGTGGACGGCGAGAAGCAGTTCGAAGTGCTGTCGACCAACGGCGACACCTTCCTCGGCGGCGAAGACTTCGACCAGCGCGTGATCGACTACATCATCGACGAGTTCAAGAAGATCAACGGCCTGGACCTGAAGAAAGACCCGATCGCCCTGCAGCGCATCAAGGCTTCGGCCGAGCGCGCGAAGATCGAGCTGTCCTCGTCCGCCCAGACCGAGATCAACGAGCCGTACATCGCCATGGCCAACGGCGCGCCGGTCCACCTGAACCTGAAGATGACCCGCGCCAAGCTGGAGTCCCTGGTTGAGGAACTGATCGCCAAGACCATCGAGCCATGCCGCACCGCCATCAAGGACGCCGGCGTGAAAGTGTCCGACATCGACGACATCATCCTGGTCGGCGGCATGACCCGTATGCCGAAGGTGCAGGAAAAGGTCAAAGAATTCTTCGGCAAGGATCCACGCAAGGACGTGAACCCTGACGAAGCCGTGGCCGTGGGCGCCGCGATCCAGGGCGCCGTGCTGTCGGGCGAGCGCAAGGACCTGCTGCTGCTGGACGTGACCCCGCTGTCGCTGGGCATCGAGACCCTGGGCGGCGTGATGACCAAGATGATCCACAAGAACACCACGATTCCTACCAAGTTCTCGCAAGTGTTCTCCACCGCCGACGACAACCAGCCGGCCGTGACCATCAAGGTGTATCAGGGCGAGCGTGAAATCGCCGCCGGCAACAAGGCCCTGGGCGAATTCAATCTGGAAGGCATCCCGCCGGCAGCGCGCGGCACGCCGCAGATCGAAGTGACCTTCGACATCGACGCCAACGGCATCCTGCACGTGGGCGCGAAAGACAAGGCCACCGGCAAGGAAAACAAGATCACCATCAAGGCCAACTCCGGCCTGTCGGAAGACGAAATCCAGAAAATGGTGAAGGATGCCGAGCTGAACGCCGAAGAAGACAAGAAGCTCAAGGAGCTGGCCGAATCGCGCAACCAGGCCGACGCGCTGGTGCACTCGACCCGCAAATCGCTGACCGAATACGGCGACAAGCTGGAAGGCGGCGAGAAAGAGAAGATCGAAGCGGCCATCACCGAGCTGGAAGCGTCGCTGAAAACCGGCGACAAGGCCGAGATCGACGCCAAGGTGGCCGCCCTGTCGACCGCTTCGCAGAAGCTGGGCGAGAAAATGTACGCTGACATGCAGGCGCAGCAAGCTGCCGCCGGCGGCGCGGAAGGTGCCCAGCAGCAGCAAGCTGGCGGCGCCGAAGCCAAGCCACAGCAGGACGACGTGGTCGACGCCGACTTCAAGGAAGTCAAAGACAGCAAGTAATCGGCAAAACGCCGTCGCACTTCGGTCGAGTGTAAGGCGCGGCGCATCGCCGCCGCGCCGGACCTGCCGAGCAGAGCGTCCGTCCGACGGTGCTTGCTCGGCTTTTTCGCATAATCGGTACATCAGTAAAAGCAAGGTGCCTACAAGATGGCAAAGCGTGATTTTTACGAGATCCTCGGGGTCGCCAAGAATTCGTCGGAAGACGAAATCAAGAAAGCCTATCGCAAGCTCGCGATGAAATATCATCCGGACCGCAACCCGGACAATAAAGAGGCGGAAGAGAAGTTCAAAGAGGTCAAGGAAGCCTACGAGATGCTGACCAATCCGGAGAAGCGCGAGGCCTATGACCGCTATGGTCATGCCGGCGTGGACCCGAATATGGGCGGCGGTGGCGGCGGCTTTGGCGCCGGCGGTTTCGGCGACGCCTTTGGCGATATCTTCGGCGACATTTTCGGCGGCGGCGGCCGCCGCAGCTCCGGCCCGCAGGTGTATCGCGGCGCCGATCTGCGCTACAACCTGGAAATCACGCTGGAACAGGCGGCGCACGGCTTCGACACCACGATCCGCGTACCGTCCTGGGACAAGTGCGACACCTGCCACGGTTCCGGCGCCAAGCCGGGCACCTCGCCCACCACCTGCGGCACCTGCGGCGGCCACGGCCAGGTACGCATGCAGCAGGGCTTCTTCAGCATCCAGCAGACCTGTCCGAAATGCCATGGCACCGGCAAGATCATTCCCGAGCCATGCCCATCCTGCGCCGGCGCGGGCCGCATCAAGCGCAACAAGACGCTGGAAGTGAAGATCCCGGTCGGCATCGACAACGGCATGCGCATCCGCTCCACCGGCAACGGCGAGCCTGGCACCAACGGCGGTCCACCGGGCGACCTGTATGTGGAAATCCACATCAAGGCGCACCCGGTGTTCCAGCGCGAAGGCGACGACCTGCATTGCGAAATGCCGATCTCTTTCGCCAAGGCGGCCCTGGGCGGCGAGATCGAAGTGCCGACCCTGGATGGCAAGGTCTCCTTCACCGTGCCGGAAGGCACCCAGTCGGGCAAGACCTTCCGCCTGAAAGGCAAGGGCATCAAGGGCGTGCGTTCCGGTTATCCGGGCGACCTGTTCTGCCACGTGGCCGTGGAAACCCCGGTCAAGCTGACGGACAAACAAAAAGAGCTGCTGCGCGAATTCGACCGTTCCACGGTGGAAGGCGGTTCCAAGCACAGCCCGCAGACCAAGACCTGGAAAGACAAGGTCAAGGACTTTTTCGAGTAAGATAGCGTCACCTTTCACCGCACCGGGCGCCCCGGTGCGGCCTGCCTAACGGACCGCCCCCATCATCCCGATGGCCAGGCGGTCTTGCTACGATAGGAGCATCAATGAGCGAAGCAATCAAGAGCCCTGCAGCCCTGCAGGAACTGCTCAACAACAACCGCCGCTGGGCCGACTCGATGGTCGCCCGCGATCCCGAATTCTTCAAGCGCCTGGCGCAGCAAGCCTCCCCGGAATATCTGTGGATTGGCTGCTCCGACAGCCGCGTGCCGGCGAACGAACTGCTGGGCCTTGCGCCGGGCGACGTCTTCGTTCACCGCAATATCGCCAACGTGGTGGTGCACTCGGACCTGAACTGCCTGTCCGTGCTGCAGTTTGCCATCGACGTGCTGAAGGTGAAGCATGTGATGATCGTCGGCCACTACGGCTGCAAAGGCGTGCACGCCGCCCTGACCGGCGGCCGCGTGGGCCTGGCCGACAACTGGCTGCGCCATGTGCAGGACGTGGCGCAGAAACACGAGCGCTACCTGGGCGACGTGCTGGAAACGAACAAGCGCAGCGAGCGCCTGTGCGAACTGAACGTGGTGGAGCAGGTGGTGAACGTGTGCCAGACCACCATCGTGCAGGACGCCTGGGACCGCGGCCAGGAACTGAGCGTGCATGGCTGGGTGTATGGCCTGAAGGACGGCCATCTGCACGATCTGGAAATGACCGTGAGCGGCCCGACCGACCTGGCGGCCCGCGTGCGCAATCGTCTGGCGCATTATGAGGTGCCTGGCGCCTGATGTAAAAGTCTGACTCCCGGCGCCGTCTAAGATATACTGTATTTATATACAGTTATCGGCGGCGCCATGGAGTTGACAGACAAACTAGAGATTCTGGCCGATGCGGCCAAATACGACGCATCCTGCGCCAGCAGCGCCGCGCCCAAGCGCTCGTCCGAAGGCAAGGATGGCATCGGTGCCACCAATGGCATGGGCATCTGCCACAGCTACACGCCGGACGGCCGCTGCGTGTCCCTGCTGAAAATCCTGCTCACCAATTTCTGCATCTACGATTGCCAGTACTGCGTCAACCGGCGCACCTCGAACGTGCCGCGCGCCCGCTTCAGCGTGCAGGAAGTGGTCAAGCTGACCGTCGATTTTTACCTGCGCAATTACATCGAGGGACTGTTCCTCAGCTCCGGCATCATCCAGTCGGCCGACTATACGATGGAACAGCTGGTGGCGATCGCGCGCGAACTGCGCGAAGTGCACCAGTTCCGCGGCTATATCCACCTGAAGACGATTCCCGACGCCGATCCCGCCCTGATCGAGGCGGCGGGCCGCTACGCCGACCGGCTCAGTGTGAATATCGAATTGCCGACCCAGAGCAGCATCGAGCGTCTGGCGCCGGAAAAGAGCGTGCACACCATCAAGCTGGCAATGGGCGCCATCCGCCTCAAGCTGGACGAAAAAGCGGATGAGCCGAAAGCGCCGCGCTTCGCCCCGGCCGGACAAAGCACGCAGATGATCGTCGGCGCCGACGCCAGCGACGACCAGCGCATTCTGAGCACGGCCGAAACCCTGTACGGCAGTTATAAACTCAAGCGCGTCTATTATTCGGCTTTCAGTCCCATCCCGCACAGTCCCAAAAGCGTGCCGCTGGCGCCGCCCCCGCTGCTGCGCGAACACCGGCTGTACCAGGCCGACTTTCTGCTGCGTGGCTATGGCTTCCAGGTCAGCGAGCTGCTGCCGCAGTCGGGCAATCTGGCGCTCGATATCGACCCCAAGCTGGCCTGGGCGCTGGCCAACCGCCAGCACTTCCCGCTCGACCTGAACCGCGCCGACCTGGCGATGATCGCGCGCGTGCCGGGCATCGGCCTGCTCAACGCCAAACGCATTGTGGAGCTGCGCCGCATGCGGCGCGTGCGCTATGCCGACCTGTCGCGCCTGCGCTGCAGCATGAAGAAGGTCGCACCCTTCGTCATCACCGCCGACTACACGCCCGCGCGCGACACCACGCCTTCCGAGACCTTGCGCCGCGCCATGGCGGAGCGCCAGCAGCAGCTCGCGCTCTGGCCGGAATTGCAGGCGGCATGAGCGGGGCCGCGTCCGCGCTGGACTGGCCCGCCGGCCCCGTGCTGGCGCGCGATTTTGCCGAATGGCGGGAGGCGGCGCGCCGTCTGATCGTGCGCCGCGTGCCGCCTGAGTCCATACAATGGATGCAGCATGCCGGCGACGCCGATCTGCTGAGCGATGTTCTCGCTGATGCGGGCGCTGCCAATGATGCCGGAGCGGAAAGTGCGCCGCATGCCGCGCCGGCTTTGCGCGTACCGCGCGCGCTGATGGCAATGCTGGAGTGCGCCGCCTGCTTTCGCGCGATCGACCGCTGGGCTTTTCTCTACCGCGTTCTGTGGCGCTGGCAGCGTGGCGAACAGGAGGTGCTGTCGATGGCCGATGAAGATGGCGCGCGCTTGCAAGCCATGGCGAAAGCCGTGCGCCGTGAAGAGCACGATATGCATGCCTATCTGCGCTTCCGCGAACGCCCTGAAGATAAAGGCGCGCCGCGTTTCGTGGCCTGGTTCGAGCCCGCGCAGGATGTTCTGCCCCAGGTCGCGCAGCACTTCGTGCGCCGTATGGGCCGCATCAGCTGGATGATCGCCACGCCCGACGCCACGGTGCTGTGGGACGGCGCGCAGCTGCACCATGCCGCGGCGCTGTTGCGTGGTCCCGCCGACATCGAGGATGAAGGCGAAGCGCTATGGCTGACCTATTACCGCAGCATTTTCAATCCAGCGCGCCTGAACGCGGACCTGATGCACAGCCACATCACCACCCGCTTCTGGAGGCATCTGTCGGAAGCGGCCGTGGTGCCGGAGATGGTCGCGCAAGCCGCCACCGGCGCGCGCCGCACAGGCCAGAGCAAGGCTGTCGGCCGCCGCAGCGGCACGACGATTCCGGTCAGCGCGGAACAGGCGCAGCCCGAGCGCGAACAGCCGCGCAACCTGGACGAGTGCCGCCGCTGCGAGCTATGGCAGAACGCGACGCAGGCCGTGGCTGGACAAGGGCCGCGCCATGCCAAAATCATGCTGGTGGGCGAGCAGCCCGGCGATCAGGAGGACTTGGCCGGCA
This region includes:
- the hemH gene encoding ferrochelatase, with the translated sequence MSFAKEPPFAHGSTSRSAIVLVNLGTPDAPTRGALRRYLREFLWDPRVVEIPRALWWLILNGAILPFRSGQSAHKYASIWTREGSPLKVHTQAQARLLKEALAERGHSELTVAMAMRYGSPALPEVLAKLKAEGCERIAILPAYPQYSGTTTASIYDAVFAHYKHIRNVPELRLVRNYHEHEGYIGALAESVEAHWEQHGRPDKLVMSFHGLPKRTLLLGDPYHCECMKTARLLAARLKLGADDYVVTFQSRFGKAEWLQPYTAPTVQALARQGARRLDVICPGFTSDCLETLEEIAMEVRADFEAAGGQEFHYIPCLNEAPAWIAALAEIAEQHIIGWPTMQTAAQRELHKKAAEASRAAALQLGAEA
- the grpE gene encoding nucleotide exchange factor GrpE; the protein is MQDQENQAVPNQEAEPVQAQPAAPAEPAVPSLEEQLASAEARIAEMQDAFMRAKAEADNIRRRAQEDVAKAHKFAVESFAEAMVPVKDSLEMALKVEAPTLESLKEGVEMTLKQLNSAFEKNRLIEIMPAQGEKLDPNRHQAVAVVPADQEANTVVAVLQKGYMIADRLLRPAIVTAAQPK
- the dnaK gene encoding molecular chaperone DnaK: MGKIIGIDLGTTNSCVSIMENGTPKVIENAEGARTTPSIIAYQEDGEILVGAPAKRQAVTNPKNTLFAVKRLIGRKFEEKEVQKDISLMPYEIAKADNGDAWIGVRDKKLAPPQISAEVLRKMKKTAEDYLGEEVTEAVITVPAYFNDSQRQATKDAGRIAGLDVKRIINEPTAAALAFGLDKTDKGDRKIAVYDLGGGTFDVSIIEIADVDGEKQFEVLSTNGDTFLGGEDFDQRVIDYIIDEFKKINGLDLKKDPIALQRIKASAERAKIELSSSAQTEINEPYIAMANGAPVHLNLKMTRAKLESLVEELIAKTIEPCRTAIKDAGVKVSDIDDIILVGGMTRMPKVQEKVKEFFGKDPRKDVNPDEAVAVGAAIQGAVLSGERKDLLLLDVTPLSLGIETLGGVMTKMIHKNTTIPTKFSQVFSTADDNQPAVTIKVYQGEREIAAGNKALGEFNLEGIPPAARGTPQIEVTFDIDANGILHVGAKDKATGKENKITIKANSGLSEDEIQKMVKDAELNAEEDKKLKELAESRNQADALVHSTRKSLTEYGDKLEGGEKEKIEAAITELEASLKTGDKAEIDAKVAALSTASQKLGEKMYADMQAQQAAAGGAEGAQQQQAGGAEAKPQQDDVVDADFKEVKDSK
- the dnaJ gene encoding molecular chaperone DnaJ encodes the protein MAKRDFYEILGVAKNSSEDEIKKAYRKLAMKYHPDRNPDNKEAEEKFKEVKEAYEMLTNPEKREAYDRYGHAGVDPNMGGGGGGFGAGGFGDAFGDIFGDIFGGGGRRSSGPQVYRGADLRYNLEITLEQAAHGFDTTIRVPSWDKCDTCHGSGAKPGTSPTTCGTCGGHGQVRMQQGFFSIQQTCPKCHGTGKIIPEPCPSCAGAGRIKRNKTLEVKIPVGIDNGMRIRSTGNGEPGTNGGPPGDLYVEIHIKAHPVFQREGDDLHCEMPISFAKAALGGEIEVPTLDGKVSFTVPEGTQSGKTFRLKGKGIKGVRSGYPGDLFCHVAVETPVKLTDKQKELLREFDRSTVEGGSKHSPQTKTWKDKVKDFFE
- the can gene encoding carbonate dehydratase, giving the protein MSEAIKSPAALQELLNNNRRWADSMVARDPEFFKRLAQQASPEYLWIGCSDSRVPANELLGLAPGDVFVHRNIANVVVHSDLNCLSVLQFAIDVLKVKHVMIVGHYGCKGVHAALTGGRVGLADNWLRHVQDVAQKHERYLGDVLETNKRSERLCELNVVEQVVNVCQTTIVQDAWDRGQELSVHGWVYGLKDGHLHDLEMTVSGPTDLAARVRNRLAHYEVPGA
- a CDS encoding putative DNA modification/repair radical SAM protein, giving the protein MELTDKLEILADAAKYDASCASSAAPKRSSEGKDGIGATNGMGICHSYTPDGRCVSLLKILLTNFCIYDCQYCVNRRTSNVPRARFSVQEVVKLTVDFYLRNYIEGLFLSSGIIQSADYTMEQLVAIARELREVHQFRGYIHLKTIPDADPALIEAAGRYADRLSVNIELPTQSSIERLAPEKSVHTIKLAMGAIRLKLDEKADEPKAPRFAPAGQSTQMIVGADASDDQRILSTAETLYGSYKLKRVYYSAFSPIPHSPKSVPLAPPPLLREHRLYQADFLLRGYGFQVSELLPQSGNLALDIDPKLAWALANRQHFPLDLNRADLAMIARVPGIGLLNAKRIVELRRMRRVRYADLSRLRCSMKKVAPFVITADYTPARDTTPSETLRRAMAERQQQLALWPELQAA
- a CDS encoding UdgX family uracil-DNA binding protein (This protein belongs to the uracil DNA glycosylase superfamily, members of which act in excision repair of DNA. However, it belongs more specifically to UdgX branch, whose founding member was found to bind uracil in DNA (where it does not belong), without cleaving it, appears to promote DNA repair by a pathway involving RecA, rather than base excision.); translation: MSGAASALDWPAGPVLARDFAEWREAARRLIVRRVPPESIQWMQHAGDADLLSDVLADAGAANDAGAESAPHAAPALRVPRALMAMLECAACFRAIDRWAFLYRVLWRWQRGEQEVLSMADEDGARLQAMAKAVRREEHDMHAYLRFRERPEDKGAPRFVAWFEPAQDVLPQVAQHFVRRMGRISWMIATPDATVLWDGAQLHHAAALLRGPADIEDEGEALWLTYYRSIFNPARLNADLMHSHITTRFWRHLSEAAVVPEMVAQAATGARRTGQSKAVGRRSGTTIPVSAEQAQPEREQPRNLDECRRCELWQNATQAVAGQGPRHAKIMLVGEQPGDQEDLAGKPFVGPAGELLEWAMEQAGMDRRQVYITNAVKHFKWELRGKRRLHKTPAQREVLACHYWLQEELNQIGPGVVVALGSTALKSVLQDGGVNLKDYMDEPVQHEGRWVVATYHPAYALRVPDAQAREDARAAIVAALRTAWRLTQGGAA